The window AGATGAATAAGGGCGAGGATAAAGGTAACGGGGAATTTTCAGGTCATATTCGGTTCAACTTACAGGGAATGGAAATTGCTTGATGACAGGACAATCGGTTGCTTCCGGACCTGATAAGGCAAAAAATAAGAAAATCTCAATAATATGAAAAAACAAAATGCTCTGATAATATCCGCCCTTGTGTTCGTTACGCTGATCCTTTCCCTGGTGCTTCTGAAATCCGCGCTACTTGCCATTGCGGCAATATTCGCGTTGGTCATGTTAATAACTATATTTTTTCATCCTTACTTCGGGTTATTGATCTATCTGATTTTCCTGATTCTCAGGCCGATGTCATTTATTCCCTATCTGGCGCCTCTTCGAATTATGCTTAACCTGGCCTTGGTTATCATATTATTTTTTCTGATCCGAAAGATCTTCAACAGGGAAGAAATCAATATATTTGCCACACGCCAGAATATCCTGATGTTTATCCTGTTTCTCATAGTCCCCATAAGCGACCTTTCAAATTTCAATCCCGGGAGGGCATGGAATTCCTTGAACGAATTTCTCACCCTGCTTCTCCTGTTTGTTCTTCTGGTCCTTCTTACCGGGCGTAAATACAGGATGGTCTTCTGGTGCCTCTGTTTTTCATGTTTATTTCTGGCAATCAATGGACTGGTCCAGCACTTCAACGGCGTTGATCTTTTCGGCACTCCCCCCGTGGGCACCAGGATCAAGTATGTCAGCATCTTCGGCGATCCTAATGATCTGGCTCTAGCGCTGGTATCTTCGATACCGATCATCCTTTTTCATTTCTTCAGCAGAAAAGTGAAGCTGATTTTCAGGATCGGATTGATAATCATGTTGACAGTCTTGTTCATGGCCATTTTCTACACAAATTCAAGGGGAGGGTATTTAGCGGTTATCGCGGTACTGGTCAGCTTTGCCATTAAAAACTGGGGCGTAAAGAGAGGATTGATTGCGGGATCAGTCCTTGTAACGATAGCCCTCCTGATGTCGCCTAGCCGGATGTCGCAGATAGAAGCGTATGGCGGTTCTGAAAGTGGGCGAGTATTCGCCTGGATGCACGGGCTTGGAATCGTAAAATCCCGCCCAGCCTTCGGGATCGGAATGAACAATTTCATCGCGACATATGACAAAGCAGCTCACAGCGCTTATATCAAGTGCATGGCTGAACTCGGGCTTATCGGGTTTTCAGTGTGGGCAGCTCTGATATTTACAAGTTTCAGGGACCTGGTCAGAATTGAAAAAATTTCAAATGATAAGATCCTGATATTGTATTCCAGGATCACCCAGGTCTCGTTGATAGGATTTCTTACATCGGCGTTTTTTCTATCCCAGACTTATAGTCCGATCATATATATTCTGCTGGCGATGTCGGCAATACTTTCATTGCGACTACACGCCGAAGCCGGCATTAAATTCACATTTATGACAAGGAAAGAATTGCTTATGATCCTGACCCTGGTGGGGCTTACGATAGTGTTTTACAAGATTCTCATGATACTGTATTAAGGTGTTTTATCATAACAGTGGTCAAACGCAATATTGAAACATGAAAAAGCTCTTCTTTATCAATTATGTTCTTCACCGTCCCAGGTTGCCGAATGTCAGTGGCCGATATGAACTGCTCTCGGATTCATATCATGGTGATATGGTGGCGGTATGTCCCAGTGGTAGTACTGACGCGATGCCGGGTAATTTCGTTTTTCACAATATTTCTTCTACCCGAATAAAGATAATCGACCACATTATCTTTATTTTCTCTGTCCTGTGGCATGGACTGCGATCTCAAAGAAGGAAAAAGATCGACATTATTGTAGCTTACGACCCTCTTCTTTGCGGATTCTGCGGATATATACTCAAGAGAATGACTGGAGCCAGATTGGTCGTTGAGGTAAACGGAGATATTATCAAGGCAGGGTTCCTTGGCGAACTCGGTATTCTGCGGAAATTTAAAAATCGATTAGTATCGGGGCTGACAGTTTTTATTCTCGACAGAGCAGACAAGATCAAATATCTGAATTCTGAGATTGCCGCTGCTTATTCATCTATGACAAAAAACGGTGACTATGAGACTTTTATCAACTTTGTCCCGACATACGAGTTCCAGAAAGGCCCGACCCGATTTGATAAAGTCGTTCTGTTCGTGGGGTTTCCCTTTTACCTCAAGGGCGTCGATATTCTGATCGATGCATTTAAAATGATCTCGCACCGGCACAGTGATTTTGCGCTTAAAATTGTAGGATATTGCCCGGATCCGCAAGACTACTATGAAATGATCGGTGATAACGCCAATATTATTATCGAGAAACCTGTTTTCTACGATGAGATCATTTCCGAATTCAAGAACTGTTACTGTTTCGTCCTTCCCTCGAGATCCGAGGGGATGGGCAGGGTCCTGATCGAGGCTATGGCCAGCGGTAAACCTGTGATAGGTTCGAAGGTCGGAGGTATTCCTTTTCTGATCAGGGACGGTGAAAATGGATTCCTTTTTGAAAAAGGGAATGCTTCAGATCTGGCCGCCAAACTGGAAATTCTGCTGGGTGATGAATCCATAGCAAAAGAAATGGGTGAAAGAGCCCGCCAATACGTTGAAGGGAATCTCTCTTCCGAGATCTATATTGCAAGGTTCAAGAAATTTCTTGATTCATTGCTTTGACGTGTTTTACAGCATGCATAATGCTGAACGAAAAAAAAGAAAACGCAGCCAGGAACTCAAAAAGTTCATCATCCATCTGAGTATAGTATGCCGCCGGGTAGAAACTGAAAGGATGAAACCCCAAGGTTCCGAACCTCAGGCCTACCAGTATCCACGCGAATAACGTCACAATGAAAATATAGACAATAAAACGGGTTGAAACAGGGAAGTGAATAAAATAGAGCAACTTTCTTACTTGACTGTA is drawn from Candidatus Krumholzibacteriota bacterium and contains these coding sequences:
- a CDS encoding glycosyltransferase family 4 protein gives rise to the protein MKKLFFINYVLHRPRLPNVSGRYELLSDSYHGDMVAVCPSGSTDAMPGNFVFHNISSTRIKIIDHIIFIFSVLWHGLRSQRRKKIDIIVAYDPLLCGFCGYILKRMTGARLVVEVNGDIIKAGFLGELGILRKFKNRLVSGLTVFILDRADKIKYLNSEIAAAYSSMTKNGDYETFINFVPTYEFQKGPTRFDKVVLFVGFPFYLKGVDILIDAFKMISHRHSDFALKIVGYCPDPQDYYEMIGDNANIIIEKPVFYDEIISEFKNCYCFVLPSRSEGMGRVLIEAMASGKPVIGSKVGGIPFLIRDGENGFLFEKGNASDLAAKLEILLGDESIAKEMGERARQYVEGNLSSEIYIARFKKFLDSLL
- a CDS encoding O-antigen ligase family protein encodes the protein MKKQNALIISALVFVTLILSLVLLKSALLAIAAIFALVMLITIFFHPYFGLLIYLIFLILRPMSFIPYLAPLRIMLNLALVIILFFLIRKIFNREEINIFATRQNILMFILFLIVPISDLSNFNPGRAWNSLNEFLTLLLLFVLLVLLTGRKYRMVFWCLCFSCLFLAINGLVQHFNGVDLFGTPPVGTRIKYVSIFGDPNDLALALVSSIPIILFHFFSRKVKLIFRIGLIIMLTVLFMAIFYTNSRGGYLAVIAVLVSFAIKNWGVKRGLIAGSVLVTIALLMSPSRMSQIEAYGGSESGRVFAWMHGLGIVKSRPAFGIGMNNFIATYDKAAHSAYIKCMAELGLIGFSVWAALIFTSFRDLVRIEKISNDKILILYSRITQVSLIGFLTSAFFLSQTYSPIIYILLAMSAILSLRLHAEAGIKFTFMTRKELLMILTLVGLTIVFYKILMILY